In the genome of Rhodoplanes sp. Z2-YC6860, one region contains:
- a CDS encoding acyl-CoA dehydrogenase family protein yields the protein MTLISLRAAASRPSVDDLVSRADAIHTLVRAEAERSEANRVVAPGVVARMREAGLFRILQPAVYGGYEYGFDALVRAVAPVAAGCGSAGWVFSLGIVHQWLAATFPREAQDEYWSDPDAIAAGSYAPVGKAVAADGGYRLSGNWSFTSGCDHAQWLFLGGMIPPAKDGASPRPAFFLLPRADVSFDDNWYTMGLAATGSKNTIADDVFVPAHRVVPIADLLNGTTPGAAVHDNPLYRQSMLSALPFALVTPVFGIAEGALADFIEMAKVRTTRGAVAGGNNRMAEFATVQSRVAEATGSIDAARLMIFHALEQAMGAAERGEQADLDLRQRNRLAQAFSVRLAIQAVDALFLASGGQSIFTGKPIQRAWRDAHAGGVHVSMNWDAVSTMYGQHALGLEPKGQY from the coding sequence ATGACGCTGATTAGCCTTCGAGCCGCCGCATCCCGTCCGAGCGTCGACGATCTCGTATCGCGCGCGGATGCGATCCATACGCTGGTTCGCGCGGAAGCGGAACGCTCCGAAGCCAATCGGGTGGTGGCGCCCGGGGTCGTGGCGCGGATGCGCGAAGCAGGTCTGTTCCGAATTCTGCAGCCTGCGGTGTATGGCGGCTACGAATACGGCTTCGATGCGCTGGTCCGCGCTGTCGCGCCGGTCGCGGCGGGTTGCGGATCGGCCGGCTGGGTGTTCAGCCTCGGCATCGTTCATCAGTGGCTGGCCGCAACGTTTCCGAGAGAGGCGCAGGACGAATATTGGTCCGATCCCGACGCCATCGCGGCGGGCTCATATGCGCCCGTCGGCAAAGCCGTTGCCGCCGATGGCGGTTATCGCCTCTCCGGCAATTGGAGCTTCACCAGCGGCTGCGATCATGCGCAGTGGCTGTTTCTTGGCGGCATGATTCCGCCGGCGAAGGACGGCGCTTCGCCAAGGCCTGCGTTCTTCCTGCTGCCGCGCGCCGACGTGAGCTTCGACGACAACTGGTACACGATGGGGCTCGCCGCCACCGGCAGCAAGAACACCATCGCCGATGACGTCTTTGTCCCCGCGCATCGTGTGGTCCCGATCGCCGACCTGCTCAACGGCACGACGCCGGGTGCGGCTGTTCATGACAATCCGCTGTACCGGCAATCGATGCTTTCGGCGCTGCCGTTTGCGCTGGTGACGCCCGTCTTCGGGATTGCCGAAGGCGCGCTCGCGGATTTCATCGAGATGGCCAAGGTGCGCACCACGCGCGGCGCCGTCGCCGGCGGCAACAACCGCATGGCGGAGTTCGCCACGGTGCAAAGCCGCGTCGCGGAAGCAACCGGCTCGATCGACGCCGCGCGGCTGATGATCTTTCACGCGTTGGAGCAGGCCATGGGCGCGGCGGAGCGTGGCGAGCAGGCCGATCTTGATCTGCGGCAGCGCAACCGGCTGGCCCAGGCGTTCAGCGTGCGGCTCGCAATCCAGGCGGTCGATGCCTTGTTCCTGGCGTCGGGAGGACAGAGCATCTTCACCGGCAAGCCGATCCAGCGCGCCTGGCGCGATGCCCATGCCGGAGGCGTGCATGTCAGCATGAACTGGGATGCCGTGAGCACGATGTATGGCCAGCATGCGCTTGGCCTCGAGCCCAAAGGTCAATACTGA
- a CDS encoding Bug family tripartite tricarboxylate transporter substrate binding protein: protein MGKRHGFASALIAGLLSFSTPAFAGYPDRPITMIVPFAPGGPVDIIARILSTFMPQTLGQSLVVDNRGGAAGNIGMGQAAHAKPDGYTVLMTSTAISVNPALFKNLPYDPIKDFIPISELVNAPNVLVVRPDSGMNTVADLVARVKAAPGTFSYGSPGAGTKSHLTGEQLKLRAGIDMVHVPFRGAGPAAQAVLANQLQVASVALAAAEPLIKSGDLKALAVTGEKRWFSLPNVPTMIESGYPNFVSDTFNALFVPAGTPQDVVDVLVKSSQAAMRRPEALDAARKAGFEVVAGTPDQLARRVATEIDSVRDLVAKAGIKTEN, encoded by the coding sequence ATGGGCAAGCGGCACGGTTTTGCTTCGGCATTGATCGCGGGTCTGCTGTCGTTCAGCACGCCGGCATTCGCCGGCTATCCCGACCGGCCGATCACGATGATCGTGCCGTTCGCGCCCGGCGGACCGGTGGACATCATCGCGCGGATTCTCTCGACCTTCATGCCGCAAACGCTCGGGCAAAGCCTTGTCGTCGACAATCGCGGCGGTGCTGCCGGCAACATCGGTATGGGTCAGGCCGCGCACGCCAAGCCCGATGGCTACACCGTCCTGATGACGTCGACGGCGATCTCGGTGAACCCCGCGCTGTTCAAGAACCTGCCCTACGATCCGATCAAGGACTTCATCCCGATTTCCGAGCTCGTCAACGCGCCGAACGTGCTGGTGGTGCGTCCGGATTCCGGCATGAACACCGTGGCCGATCTTGTCGCCCGCGTGAAAGCTGCGCCCGGCACCTTCAGCTATGGCAGCCCCGGTGCTGGCACCAAGTCGCATCTCACGGGCGAACAACTGAAGCTGCGTGCCGGCATCGACATGGTGCACGTGCCATTTCGCGGCGCGGGTCCGGCCGCGCAAGCCGTGCTCGCCAACCAGCTCCAGGTCGCCTCTGTTGCACTCGCCGCGGCGGAGCCGCTGATCAAGTCCGGAGATCTCAAGGCGCTGGCGGTCACCGGCGAGAAGCGCTGGTTCTCGCTGCCCAACGTGCCGACCATGATCGAGTCCGGCTATCCGAATTTCGTCTCTGATACCTTCAACGCGCTGTTCGTTCCGGCGGGCACGCCGCAGGACGTGGTCGATGTGCTCGTAAAATCGAGCCAGGCCGCGATGCGCCGTCCGGAGGCGTTGGATGCCGCGCGCAAAGCGGGCTTCGAAGTCGTGGCCGGCACCCCCGATCAACTGGCGCGGCGCGTTGCCACGGAGATCGACAGCGTGCGTGATCTGGTCGCCAAGGCCGGTATCAAGACGGAAAACTGA
- a CDS encoding Rieske (2Fe-2S) protein produces MAEVFVAKVADFPDGERKIVQHGAHDIGVFHWEGEFYAYSNLCLHQGGPACEGLIMHQVEDVIGPDKTWVGQKFSDSQVNFVCPWHGYEYDLKTGECVPDRRLRLRKYSVVRRGDDVFVSI; encoded by the coding sequence ATGGCTGAAGTTTTTGTCGCCAAGGTTGCGGACTTTCCCGACGGCGAACGCAAGATCGTGCAGCACGGCGCCCACGACATCGGCGTGTTCCACTGGGAAGGCGAGTTCTACGCCTATTCGAACCTCTGCCTGCACCAGGGCGGCCCGGCCTGCGAAGGCCTGATCATGCATCAGGTCGAAGACGTGATCGGCCCGGACAAGACCTGGGTCGGCCAGAAATTTTCCGACAGCCAGGTCAACTTCGTCTGCCCGTGGCATGGCTACGAATACGATCTGAAGACCGGCGAATGCGTGCCTGACCGGCGCCTGCGCCTTCGCAAGTACAGCGTGGTCCGCCGCGGCGACGACGTTTTCGTATCGATCTGA
- a CDS encoding phasin has protein sequence MSDISTSKSKSKSSDVEFPKFEIPRFEMPKFEVPSAFREFAEKSVTQCKDNWEKMKAATEEATGVIEDSYATASRGFTDYGLKIIEAARANTNSSFDYAGKLLTVKSVSEAIELSTAHLRGQYEAFSAQTKELSALAQKVATETTEPLKATMSSAFKKAA, from the coding sequence ATGTCCGATATCAGCACCAGCAAATCGAAATCGAAGTCGTCCGACGTCGAATTCCCGAAGTTTGAGATTCCGCGTTTCGAAATGCCGAAGTTCGAAGTCCCGTCCGCATTCCGCGAGTTCGCGGAGAAAAGCGTCACCCAGTGCAAGGACAACTGGGAGAAGATGAAGGCCGCCACCGAGGAGGCGACCGGCGTCATCGAGGATAGCTACGCCACCGCGAGCCGGGGTTTCACCGACTACGGCCTCAAGATCATCGAGGCCGCGCGCGCCAACACCAATTCGAGCTTCGACTATGCCGGCAAGCTTCTCACGGTGAAGTCGGTGTCCGAGGCGATCGAACTGTCGACCGCGCATCTGCGCGGCCAGTACGAGGCGTTCAGTGCCCAGACCAAGGAGCTTTCGGCGTTGGCCCAGAAGGTCGCAACCGAGACCACCGAGCCGCTGAAAGCGACCATGAGCAGCGCCTTCAAGAAGGCGGCCTGA
- a CDS encoding lytic transglycosylase domain-containing protein: protein MRHALGLAILALLMLPAVGQEQPKTPAEAAKPAEPVDSAKPAEAAKPADAPAEPDKNTSADKTSADLEPPVGPIKPVSVTDAQRSVCLLVESSARANGLPVEFFARVIWQESRFRADAVGPVTRNGKRAQGIAQFMPGTAAERQLLNPFDPIQALPKSAEFLRDLRRQFGNLGLAAAAYNAGPRRVREWLAGSGPMPSQTRHYVYAITGSTVEQWSKGGDATVQKQQGGADCGVLIATLKRAPNNPFVEALETRVVQGTRQPWGVILTAGFSRQAILGHYVSLERLHLDVMAGVDPIIVEQRLLSRGTRPFYQVRIGAPNRAAAYDICNRIRRNHGACVIMRNPPARG, encoded by the coding sequence ATGCGGCACGCGCTGGGGCTCGCCATTCTGGCTTTGCTGATGCTTCCTGCAGTCGGGCAGGAACAGCCAAAGACACCCGCCGAGGCGGCCAAGCCCGCCGAACCGGTGGATTCCGCAAAGCCTGCCGAAGCCGCGAAGCCCGCCGACGCCCCCGCGGAGCCTGACAAAAATACATCGGCCGACAAGACATCTGCAGACTTGGAACCGCCGGTTGGGCCGATCAAACCGGTGTCGGTGACCGATGCCCAAAGATCGGTCTGCCTCCTCGTCGAGTCTTCGGCGCGCGCCAACGGTCTGCCGGTCGAGTTCTTCGCCCGTGTGATCTGGCAGGAGAGCCGGTTCCGTGCCGACGCGGTCGGGCCGGTGACACGCAACGGCAAGCGCGCCCAGGGCATCGCCCAGTTCATGCCTGGCACCGCGGCAGAGCGGCAATTGCTCAATCCATTTGATCCGATCCAGGCGCTGCCGAAATCGGCAGAATTTCTGCGCGATCTGCGCCGCCAGTTCGGCAACCTCGGGCTCGCGGCCGCAGCCTACAACGCCGGCCCACGCCGGGTGCGCGAATGGCTGGCGGGGAGTGGCCCGATGCCGTCGCAGACGCGGCATTATGTCTATGCGATCACGGGCTCCACCGTGGAGCAGTGGTCGAAGGGCGGCGATGCCACCGTCCAGAAGCAGCAGGGCGGCGCCGATTGCGGCGTGCTGATCGCGACACTGAAGCGCGCACCCAACAATCCGTTCGTCGAGGCGCTTGAAACGCGAGTGGTGCAAGGCACCAGACAGCCCTGGGGCGTGATCCTGACCGCAGGCTTTTCGCGGCAGGCGATCCTTGGCCACTACGTGTCATTGGAGCGATTGCATCTGGACGTGATGGCGGGTGTCGACCCGATTATTGTCGAGCAGCGATTGCTGTCACGTGGCACGCGGCCGTTCTACCAGGTTCGGATCGGCGCACCGAACCGAGCGGCGGCTTACGACATCTGCAATCGCATCCGCCGCAACCACGGTGCTTGCGTGATTATGCGAAACCCGCCGGCGAGGGGATAA
- a CDS encoding LysR substrate-binding domain-containing protein, producing MKLAQLSYVAAIAERGSLRAAARHLGVAQPAFSRSIAELERELGAPLFERRAKGMVATPLGEAFAKRAAAILNDIERAKDEFAQLQGHAVGRVTVGLSIAAHLRLLPKALRPFRNRYPKVRLRIIEGLYPTLAPGLLDGSVDFYVGPDPGLKLPQTLRKEMVLSGERAVLCRIGHPMENVTSLKQLGGAEWITTSITPRAESELGDLFKRYRLPAPTVALQSQSALTLLTCLTNSDLLAMAPAQWTTSPIANRLLTTIPVKEQLFAAPIIAVTRSDVPLAPAAIALLDVLKRVAGQGAAEVRSARAS from the coding sequence GTGAAACTCGCCCAACTCAGCTACGTCGCCGCGATTGCCGAGCGCGGCAGCCTGCGCGCCGCAGCGCGGCACCTCGGCGTGGCCCAGCCGGCGTTCTCACGCAGCATCGCAGAGCTGGAACGCGAATTGGGCGCACCGCTGTTCGAACGTCGCGCCAAGGGCATGGTGGCAACGCCGCTTGGCGAGGCGTTCGCCAAACGCGCCGCTGCCATCCTCAACGACATCGAACGTGCCAAGGATGAATTCGCCCAGCTCCAGGGCCACGCGGTCGGCCGTGTGACGGTCGGACTGTCGATCGCGGCACATCTGCGGCTGCTGCCGAAGGCGCTGCGGCCGTTTCGCAATCGCTATCCAAAGGTTCGCCTGCGCATTATCGAGGGCCTTTATCCGACCCTCGCGCCCGGCCTGCTGGATGGCAGCGTGGATTTCTACGTCGGACCCGATCCAGGATTGAAGCTGCCGCAGACGCTGCGCAAGGAGATGGTGCTTTCCGGCGAACGGGCCGTGCTGTGCCGCATCGGACATCCGATGGAGAACGTAACGTCTCTGAAGCAGCTCGGCGGTGCCGAATGGATCACCACGTCGATCACGCCGCGTGCCGAGAGCGAGCTCGGCGACCTGTTCAAGCGCTATCGCCTGCCTGCTCCGACCGTGGCATTGCAGAGTCAATCTGCGCTGACGCTGCTGACGTGTCTGACCAATTCCGATCTGCTGGCCATGGCGCCGGCGCAGTGGACCACGTCGCCGATTGCCAACCGGCTCCTGACGACGATCCCGGTCAAGGAGCAGCTCTTCGCCGCGCCGATCATCGCGGTCACGCGCTCGGACGTTCCTTTGGCTCCGGCCGCAATCGCGCTGCTCGACGTGCTGAAGCGCGTTGCCGGCCAAGGCGCTGCCGAGGTTCGAAGCGCAAGAGCTTCGTGA
- a CDS encoding amidohydrolase family protein, with product MELPLSNDRRMKVDEFDSGKMLANAARQAKQRKYDQFPIIDVDSHHYELESFNEILEYMSDPVMKQLAQMANSGNSKGVGVMPGGVGYQDMGGRAIRYPLRRIEKPEPGVHRDISLTRRWMDAMGVDIAVLFPSPMLQLGLHPQVEAEVALSFAYNRWLSERVLEEEARIRSMVYLPLNDPDASIRMVKEFAGKKGVSGFMITSVRFKPVHHNSYMRLYSMIEETGLPLAFHAGYNWGEQSMGLMNKFISVHALGFVWYNMVHMTNWVLNALPERFPKLKVIWIESGLAWLPFMIQRLDNEYMMRSSECPGLKKLPGEYITDMFYTSQPMEIPRDMSLLEATFKCIKADSQLLYSSDYPHWDFDLPSTIYDLPFLKEKAKRDILGGNAVKLFKLDIGSNKLAKVA from the coding sequence ATGGAACTGCCGCTCAGCAACGACCGCCGCATGAAGGTCGACGAGTTCGACTCCGGCAAGATGCTCGCCAACGCGGCGCGCCAAGCGAAACAACGCAAGTATGATCAGTTCCCGATCATCGATGTCGACTCGCACCACTACGAGCTGGAGTCGTTCAACGAGATCCTGGAATACATGTCCGACCCGGTGATGAAGCAGCTCGCCCAGATGGCGAACTCCGGCAACTCCAAGGGCGTCGGCGTGATGCCGGGCGGCGTCGGCTACCAGGACATGGGCGGCCGCGCCATCCGCTATCCGTTGCGCAGGATCGAGAAGCCCGAGCCCGGCGTGCACCGCGACATCTCGCTGACGCGACGCTGGATGGACGCGATGGGCGTCGACATCGCAGTGCTGTTCCCCTCGCCGATGCTGCAGCTCGGCCTGCATCCGCAGGTCGAGGCCGAGGTCGCGCTGTCCTTTGCCTACAACCGCTGGCTCAGCGAGCGCGTGCTGGAAGAGGAAGCGCGCATCCGCTCAATGGTCTATCTGCCGCTCAACGACCCCGACGCCAGCATCCGCATGGTGAAGGAATTCGCCGGGAAGAAGGGCGTGTCGGGCTTCATGATCACCTCGGTGCGTTTCAAACCGGTGCATCACAACAGCTACATGCGGCTCTATTCGATGATCGAGGAGACCGGCCTGCCGCTCGCCTTCCACGCCGGATACAACTGGGGCGAACAGTCGATGGGCCTGATGAACAAGTTCATCTCGGTCCATGCGCTGGGCTTCGTCTGGTACAACATGGTCCACATGACCAACTGGGTGCTGAACGCGCTGCCCGAGCGCTTTCCCAAGCTGAAAGTGATCTGGATCGAGAGCGGGCTCGCCTGGCTGCCCTTCATGATCCAGCGGCTCGACAACGAGTACATGATGCGCTCGTCGGAGTGCCCGGGCCTGAAGAAGCTGCCCGGCGAATACATCACCGACATGTTCTACACGTCGCAGCCGATGGAAATTCCACGCGACATGAGCCTGCTCGAAGCAACCTTCAAGTGCATCAAGGCGGACAGCCAGCTGCTGTACTCGTCGGACTATCCGCATTGGGATTTCGACCTGCCGTCGACGATCTACGACCTGCCATTCTTGAAGGAAAAGGCTAAGCGCGACATCCTGGGCGGCAACGCGGTCAAGCTGTTCAAGCTGGACATCGGAAGCAACAAGCTCGCCAAGGTGGCGTGA
- a CDS encoding cupin domain-containing protein codes for MSNPTPQQLAQSGTLEELYSQLSPIRMGAGWAKPTPSLWAEPRKNFQPFVWSYAQAKGALDAAGRLINTELAERRNLILQNPAEGYATSRTIVCAYQMIMPGEKARSHRHTPNALRLIVDAEPGAYTIVNGERLSMMPGDVVLTPNWCWHGHGNDSRACAYWLDVLDVPLVHLLEPMFFEPHPDDFEKESVVPNASPMHFPWHETRARLADAASRSDGHAAEVALDAALDTMALSMIGLAAGQSTRTRKVMANSVFGVVQGSGTTEVEGAKLAWNRGDVIVVPSWREHTHASDSGAVLFRVTDEPVMRKLGFLREAGSAH; via the coding sequence ATGAGCAATCCGACGCCGCAGCAGCTCGCACAATCCGGCACGCTTGAGGAGCTTTATTCGCAGCTCTCTCCGATCCGCATGGGCGCGGGCTGGGCGAAGCCGACGCCGTCGCTGTGGGCCGAGCCCAGGAAGAACTTTCAGCCCTTCGTGTGGAGCTATGCGCAGGCCAAGGGCGCGCTTGATGCCGCAGGCCGGCTGATCAACACCGAGCTGGCCGAGCGGAGAAATCTCATCCTGCAGAATCCCGCCGAAGGTTACGCCACCTCGCGAACCATCGTTTGCGCCTATCAGATGATCATGCCGGGCGAGAAGGCACGCTCGCACCGCCACACGCCGAATGCGCTCCGTCTCATCGTCGATGCCGAGCCCGGCGCCTACACCATCGTCAACGGCGAGCGGCTGTCGATGATGCCGGGTGACGTGGTGCTGACGCCGAACTGGTGCTGGCACGGTCATGGCAATGACAGCCGCGCCTGCGCCTACTGGCTTGACGTGCTCGACGTGCCGCTGGTGCATCTGCTCGAGCCGATGTTTTTCGAGCCGCATCCCGACGACTTCGAGAAGGAAAGCGTGGTGCCGAATGCGTCGCCCATGCACTTTCCGTGGCATGAGACCAGAGCGCGGCTCGCCGATGCTGCATCACGCAGCGACGGCCACGCCGCGGAGGTCGCGCTCGATGCGGCGCTCGACACCATGGCGCTGTCGATGATCGGTCTCGCCGCCGGTCAAAGCACTAGGACACGCAAGGTGATGGCCAACAGCGTGTTCGGCGTGGTGCAAGGGTCGGGCACGACCGAGGTCGAGGGCGCAAAGCTCGCCTGGAACCGCGGCGATGTGATTGTGGTTCCGTCATGGCGCGAGCACACCCACGCGAGCGACAGCGGCGCGGTGCTGTTCCGTGTCACCGACGAGCCGGTGATGCGCAAGCTCGGTTTCCTGCGCGAGGCGGGCAGCGCGCACTAG
- a CDS encoding FAD-dependent monooxygenase encodes MNAATNADQVVIVGGGPVGMMLALNLAALGVCSTLINRETGPRWHPKGSTQNARTMEHYRRLGIVDAVRAVGLPRDLQTDVTYFTTLDGWELARLTMPSEGEKLAARAAAPADDQEVEPLYRCNQMHAEAVLFDQVQACALVDKRYGHECTSWREDADGVTAEIENLANGRRETIRGRYIAGCDGARGIVRQQLGYAYRGETPTMQPYLGGPMVSTYIRAADIPKVARTRCWQYWVVNTHIRANIVAVDGKSEFLFTTKLDRPDQEPDEARIAKAFRDAVGHDIAVEFVGHGTWTAGQFFVAEKFGAGRAWLAGDAVHLFTPTGGFGMNTGVDDAANLGWKLAAMVQGWGGAQLLDSYEAERQPVAFRNTGASKALNSNVNATPVAPEIGQTSAAGDAARRVAGEYLSGGRPEFASLGVQLGARYDSSSITVSDGTPPPADDLFDYRPSGVPGGRAPHVWIGERHEAGDSLFDRFGTGFTVLRLGRKPAKADGLLAAFAKKNVPVKTIDVDGAVARDLYERDIVVVRPDQHIAWRGNADPADAEAVVAQMIGQQKSN; translated from the coding sequence ATGAACGCCGCGACGAACGCAGATCAAGTGGTGATCGTCGGCGGCGGCCCGGTCGGCATGATGCTGGCACTGAATCTCGCGGCGCTCGGCGTCTGCAGCACGCTGATCAACCGCGAGACCGGCCCGCGCTGGCACCCCAAGGGCTCGACGCAGAACGCCCGCACCATGGAGCACTACCGGCGGCTCGGCATCGTCGATGCAGTGCGCGCCGTTGGCCTGCCGCGCGACCTGCAGACCGACGTGACCTATTTCACCACCTTGGACGGCTGGGAGCTCGCGCGCCTCACGATGCCGTCCGAGGGCGAGAAGCTTGCGGCGCGCGCCGCGGCGCCCGCTGACGACCAGGAGGTCGAGCCGCTTTACCGCTGCAACCAGATGCACGCCGAAGCGGTGCTGTTCGACCAGGTGCAGGCCTGCGCGCTGGTCGACAAACGCTACGGCCATGAGTGCACGAGCTGGCGAGAGGATGCCGACGGCGTCACCGCCGAAATCGAGAACCTCGCGAACGGCCGACGCGAAACCATCCGCGGGCGTTACATCGCGGGTTGCGACGGCGCACGCGGCATCGTGCGGCAGCAGCTCGGCTACGCCTATCGCGGCGAGACGCCGACCATGCAGCCGTATCTCGGCGGGCCGATGGTCTCGACTTACATTCGCGCGGCGGACATTCCGAAGGTCGCGCGGACGCGCTGCTGGCAATACTGGGTGGTCAACACCCACATCCGCGCCAATATCGTCGCGGTCGACGGCAAGTCCGAGTTTCTCTTTACGACCAAGCTGGATCGTCCCGATCAGGAGCCCGACGAGGCGAGGATCGCCAAGGCGTTCCGCGACGCCGTCGGCCACGACATCGCGGTCGAATTCGTCGGCCACGGCACCTGGACGGCCGGACAGTTTTTTGTCGCCGAGAAATTCGGCGCGGGCCGCGCCTGGCTTGCGGGCGACGCCGTGCACCTGTTTACGCCGACCGGCGGCTTCGGCATGAACACCGGCGTCGATGACGCGGCCAATCTCGGCTGGAAGCTCGCCGCCATGGTGCAGGGCTGGGGCGGGGCGCAACTGCTCGACAGTTACGAGGCCGAGCGGCAGCCGGTCGCGTTCCGCAACACCGGCGCCTCCAAGGCGTTGAACAGCAACGTCAACGCCACGCCGGTTGCGCCCGAGATCGGCCAGACCTCCGCCGCGGGCGACGCAGCGCGCCGCGTGGCCGGCGAATATCTCAGCGGCGGCCGGCCGGAATTCGCGTCGCTCGGCGTGCAGCTTGGCGCGCGCTACGACTCCTCGTCAATCACGGTGTCAGACGGTACGCCACCGCCCGCCGATGATCTGTTCGACTACCGGCCGAGCGGCGTGCCAGGCGGCCGAGCGCCGCATGTGTGGATCGGAGAGCGCCACGAAGCGGGCGACTCGCTGTTCGACCGCTTCGGGACCGGTTTCACGGTGCTGCGGCTTGGGCGTAAGCCCGCGAAAGCCGATGGCCTGCTGGCGGCGTTTGCTAAGAAAAACGTGCCGGTGAAAACCATCGACGTCGACGGCGCCGTGGCGCGCGATCTTTACGAACGCGATATCGTGGTGGTGCGGCCGGATCAGCACATCGCCTGGCGCGGCAATGCCGATCCGGCCGATGCCGAGGCCGTGGTCGCGCAAATGATCGGGCAGCAGAAATCGAACTGA
- a CDS encoding phasin family protein has protein sequence MTDNPFNTMFPPEMRAFAEQSVAQARKAFDELMAATQRTISTFEGQTGTAPWGFRGLQQKVVTFSERNIAASFDFAQRLLHAKDGEEVMRLHADFVKAQIQALTEQARELAQSAGAAAAPPAGNGKGTG, from the coding sequence ATGACCGACAATCCATTCAACACCATGTTTCCGCCTGAGATGCGCGCCTTCGCGGAGCAAAGCGTGGCCCAGGCCAGAAAAGCCTTTGATGAACTAATGGCCGCAACCCAGCGCACCATCTCGACCTTCGAGGGTCAGACCGGCACGGCGCCGTGGGGCTTCCGTGGGCTTCAACAGAAGGTGGTGACGTTCTCGGAGCGTAATATCGCGGCGTCTTTTGACTTCGCGCAACGGCTCCTGCACGCCAAGGATGGCGAGGAGGTCATGCGCCTGCATGCCGATTTCGTCAAAGCGCAGATTCAGGCGCTGACCGAGCAGGCCCGGGAACTTGCTCAAAGCGCTGGCGCTGCTGCGGCGCCCCCGGCCGGCAACGGGAAAGGCACCGGTTGA
- a CDS encoding Bug family tripartite tricarboxylate transporter substrate binding protein codes for MSFRRQSLIAIGMLLLAGIAAQAQPENYPSRPVTMVVPFPAGGLTDVPARLAATMLQEKLGQGFVIENRTGGSGVVGAAYAARGTPDGYTLFANSLADTQNLHYLPVNYSPTDDFAQIGWIVDGPPLVVIVNAKLPYKTFKEFLADAAANPGKFSFGTSGPASSPGLSLAQLNSMAKTQITAVPYRGSGDAAAAVATGAIQGAFTFFSQGKPLVDSGNVRPLAIAAPKRMEAWPDVPTMAELGFAIDQRGFVGLAAPAKTPKPIVDFLSRHLNEVLQTDVFKKRMAELGMAPPAADENTPEKFDKFMREEVARQGALAELSGLKLAAPK; via the coding sequence ATGAGTTTTCGACGTCAAAGCCTGATCGCCATCGGCATGCTGCTGTTGGCCGGCATCGCCGCGCAGGCGCAGCCCGAGAATTATCCGTCGCGACCGGTCACTATGGTGGTGCCGTTTCCGGCCGGCGGGCTGACTGACGTGCCGGCACGGCTCGCGGCGACGATGCTGCAGGAAAAGCTTGGCCAGGGTTTCGTGATCGAGAACCGCACCGGCGGCTCGGGTGTGGTCGGCGCGGCTTACGCGGCGCGCGGCACGCCTGATGGTTATACGCTGTTCGCCAATTCGCTCGCCGACACGCAGAATCTGCACTACCTGCCGGTGAACTACAGCCCGACTGACGATTTCGCGCAGATCGGCTGGATCGTCGACGGTCCGCCGCTGGTGGTGATCGTCAATGCCAAGCTTCCATACAAGACGTTCAAGGAATTTCTGGCCGACGCTGCGGCCAATCCCGGCAAATTCAGCTTCGGCACCTCCGGCCCGGCTTCATCGCCCGGGCTGTCGCTGGCGCAGTTGAACTCCATGGCCAAGACTCAGATCACGGCGGTGCCGTATCGCGGCTCGGGCGATGCGGCGGCCGCAGTTGCGACCGGCGCGATTCAGGGCGCATTCACGTTCTTCTCGCAGGGCAAGCCGCTCGTCGACTCCGGCAATGTGCGGCCTCTGGCGATCGCGGCGCCCAAGCGCATGGAAGCCTGGCCTGACGTGCCGACCATGGCGGAGCTCGGCTTCGCCATCGATCAGCGCGGTTTTGTGGGGCTCGCGGCCCCGGCCAAGACGCCGAAGCCGATTGTCGACTTTCTCAGCAGGCATTTGAACGAAGTGCTGCAGACCGACGTGTTCAAGAAGCGGATGGCCGAGCTCGGCATGGCGCCGCCTGCGGCCGACGAGAACACGCCGGAAAAATTCGACAAGTTCATGCGCGAAGAGGTTGCACGGCAAGGCGCACTGGCGGAGTTGTCGGGTCTGAAACTCGCCGCGCCCAAGTAA